A genomic region of Gemmatimonadota bacterium contains the following coding sequences:
- a CDS encoding flavin reductase: protein MNAADFRQAMSQYPTGVSVVAMADPDGVEAMTVGSFTSLSLDPPLVVICVGRQARMAPRLVPEAALSINVLREDQGALSTYFAGSWKDPAPPPHRFVPWNEVPRLEGVIVTLAARVTALADGGDHLVVIAEVGGAHLGVAPRNPLLFFDRRYQRLDTGPGEAAPDLDPAEAARLFHEP, encoded by the coding sequence ATGAACGCGGCCGATTTTCGCCAAGCCATGAGCCAATATCCGACCGGTGTGTCCGTGGTCGCGATGGCGGACCCCGACGGCGTCGAGGCCATGACCGTGGGGTCGTTCACGTCCTTGTCGCTCGATCCGCCATTGGTGGTGATCTGCGTGGGGCGGCAGGCCCGGATGGCGCCACGGTTGGTTCCGGAGGCGGCGCTCTCGATCAACGTGCTCCGGGAGGATCAGGGCGCGCTGTCAACCTACTTTGCGGGGTCGTGGAAGGACCCCGCTCCGCCGCCGCACCGATTCGTGCCGTGGAACGAGGTCCCGCGGCTCGAAGGCGTCATCGTGACCTTGGCGGCGCGGGTCACGGCGCTGGCCGATGGCGGCGACCATCTGGTCGTGATCGCCGAAGTCGGTGGGGCCCATCTTGGAGTGGCGCCGCGGAACCCCCTGCTTTTTTTCGACCGGCGCTATCAACGACTCGACACCGGCCCGGGGGAGGCTGCCCCTGACCTGGATCCGGCCGAGGCCGCCAGGTTGTTCCACGAACCGTAG